One genomic window of Desulfovibrio gilichinskyi includes the following:
- a CDS encoding DEAD/DEAH box helicase, with protein sequence MGDQVVHHRIIGGNNAVYGEPRHKWPDSLKSVLNFREIEKLYSHQAKATDYARAGRNVVIATPTASGKTLTYNLPVLEQCLRNPDNHALYLFPLKALAQDQLKTFNEMTGLLPSGIRPEAEIYDGDTTPYKRKKIRDNPPSVILTNPEMIHLSILPHHERWASFISGLTHIVVDEVHTYRGVMGSHMAMVFRRLLRICKFYGAEPSFIFSSATVGNPAQLCKSLTGLDVTAITESGAASGKRNFVFFNPLVSPSSAAIQLLKAALARGLRTIVYTQSRKMTELIAMWVSEKAGKYKDKISAYRAGFLPEERREIESRMSSGDLLAVISTSALELGIDIGGLDLCIMVGYPGSVMATLQRGGRVGRSNQESAVILIGQEDALDQYFMRHPDNFFSRPPENAVLNPYNPVIMEKHLICAVSELTLRENDYLLKDEKIKNKVLEMEHDGILLRNKRGDEIYSKRKRPHREISLRGAGGTIHIEDSETSEPIGTIDEVRAYSEAHEGAVYIHRGNTYCIKELDLASRKISAVKQRVGYYTRARKNKSTEILEIYSQKTVFGIVMRFGKLKVTEQVTGYEKRATRGGQLLGIVPLDLPPVIFETQGLWMEISSDIKRRAEDEFVHFMGGIHAVEHAAIGIMPLMVLTDRNDLGGISTPMHEQVDGPAVFIYDGMPGGAGLTMQAFEQAEELLERTLQTVLECECELGCPTCVHSPKCGSGNRPIDKSAAIFVLQNMIHGETPKNIEDINMLLRPFGEEIKKEVTEPKNFGVLDVETRRSAQEVGGWNKAERMGISIAVLYDSNEDKFFNYEEHQIPEMVEHLKKLDLIIGFNIDRFDYKVLSGIHAFNYKGLPTLDLLIKVHEKLGYRLKLDNLAQATLDTAKSADGLQALEWWKEGKLDLITEYCQQDVAVTRDVYLFGKEHGYVLFTNKDKKKVRLPVDW encoded by the coding sequence AACTTTCGTGAAATAGAAAAACTATACTCACATCAGGCAAAAGCCACAGATTACGCCCGTGCCGGAAGAAATGTTGTAATCGCTACCCCTACTGCAAGCGGCAAAACTCTTACCTACAATCTGCCTGTACTTGAGCAGTGTCTGCGTAATCCTGACAACCATGCTCTTTACCTTTTCCCGCTTAAAGCTCTTGCGCAGGATCAGCTTAAAACTTTCAACGAAATGACCGGACTTCTGCCTTCAGGAATCAGACCGGAAGCAGAAATTTATGACGGGGATACAACTCCGTATAAACGAAAAAAAATACGCGATAATCCACCGTCAGTAATTCTTACTAATCCTGAAATGATCCACTTATCCATTCTGCCGCATCATGAAAGATGGGCCTCATTTATCTCAGGACTTACGCATATTGTTGTGGATGAAGTCCACACCTACCGCGGGGTAATGGGTTCACACATGGCTATGGTTTTCCGCAGATTACTGAGAATTTGTAAATTTTACGGTGCGGAACCTTCCTTTATTTTTTCATCAGCAACAGTCGGTAATCCTGCTCAGCTTTGTAAATCTCTAACAGGTCTTGATGTTACAGCAATTACTGAAAGCGGAGCTGCATCAGGAAAACGTAATTTTGTTTTCTTTAATCCTTTGGTCAGCCCTTCAAGCGCAGCTATTCAGCTGCTTAAAGCTGCTCTAGCCAGAGGTCTAAGGACAATTGTTTATACACAGTCTCGCAAAATGACTGAGCTGATAGCAATGTGGGTAAGCGAAAAAGCCGGAAAATATAAAGATAAAATAAGTGCGTACAGAGCAGGATTTTTACCAGAGGAAAGAAGAGAAATTGAATCAAGAATGTCATCAGGTGATCTGCTGGCTGTAATATCAACAAGCGCGCTTGAACTCGGAATTGATATAGGAGGCTTAGACCTCTGCATTATGGTCGGTTATCCCGGATCAGTTATGGCTACGTTGCAACGAGGTGGTCGCGTCGGCCGCAGTAATCAGGAATCAGCTGTTATTCTCATCGGCCAGGAAGATGCACTTGATCAATATTTTATGCGCCATCCTGATAATTTTTTCTCACGACCGCCTGAAAACGCAGTGCTTAATCCGTATAATCCTGTCATCATGGAGAAACATCTCATCTGCGCTGTTTCAGAACTTACTCTGCGGGAAAATGACTATTTGTTAAAAGATGAAAAAATCAAAAATAAAGTTCTTGAGATGGAACATGATGGAATACTGCTCCGAAACAAACGCGGTGATGAAATTTATTCCAAACGCAAAAGACCGCACCGTGAAATTTCTCTGCGCGGTGCCGGAGGAACAATTCATATTGAAGACTCTGAAACATCAGAACCTATCGGTACAATTGATGAAGTCAGGGCATACTCTGAAGCGCACGAAGGGGCAGTATATATTCACCGCGGTAATACATACTGTATTAAAGAACTTGATCTGGCTTCCAGAAAAATTTCAGCAGTAAAACAGCGGGTAGGATATTACACCCGCGCGCGCAAGAATAAATCAACAGAAATACTTGAGATATACTCGCAAAAAACTGTATTCGGAATTGTTATGCGCTTCGGTAAACTGAAAGTAACTGAACAAGTCACAGGATATGAAAAGCGAGCTACACGCGGCGGGCAGCTACTTGGAATTGTGCCGTTAGATCTTCCTCCGGTCATTTTTGAAACTCAAGGTTTGTGGATGGAAATTTCCTCTGATATAAAACGTAGAGCAGAGGATGAATTTGTTCATTTTATGGGCGGAATTCATGCTGTGGAGCATGCTGCAATCGGAATCATGCCATTGATGGTTTTAACCGATAGAAACGATTTAGGCGGCATTTCAACTCCTATGCATGAGCAGGTGGATGGACCTGCCGTATTCATTTATGACGGAATGCCCGGCGGTGCAGGACTTACTATGCAAGCTTTTGAACAGGCGGAAGAATTGCTTGAGAGAACCTTGCAAACAGTTCTAGAATGTGAATGCGAGCTTGGCTGCCCTACCTGCGTACATTCTCCAAAATGCGGATCAGGCAACCGGCCTATTGATAAAAGTGCCGCAATTTTTGTTCTGCAAAATATGATACATGGTGAAACACCTAAAAATATAGAGGATATCAATATGCTTCTTAGACCTTTCGGCGAAGAAATTAAAAAAGAAGTGACAGAACCTAAAAACTTCGGAGTTCTCGATGTTGAAACCAGACGCTCAGCTCAGGAAGTAGGCGGCTGGAATAAAGCCGAGCGCATGGGGATTTCAATTGCAGTCCTTTACGATTCAAATGAAGATAAATTCTTTAATTATGAAGAGCACCAGATACCTGAAATGGTAGAACATCTTAAGAAACTTGATCTTATCATCGGATTTAATATCGACAGATTTGATTACAAAGTGCTCTCAGGAATCCATGCCTTTAATTACAAAGGTTTACCAACGCTTGATCTGCTTATAAAAGTGCATGAAAAGTTAGGATACAGACTCAAACTGGATAACCTTGCTCAGGCAACTTTAGATACTGCTAAAAGTGCTGATGGATTACAGGCACTTGAATGGTGGAAAGAAGGAAAACTTGATCTTATAACTGAATACTGCCAGCAGGATGTTGCTGTTACCAGAGATGTTTATCTGTTCGGAAAAGAGCACGGTTATGTGCTTTTTACTAACAAAGATAAGAAGAAAGTTCGGTTGCCTGTTGATTGGTAG